A stretch of the Agromyces larvae genome encodes the following:
- a CDS encoding aldehyde dehydrogenase family protein: MTLLRDAPDAGEFTTRRPTDGTAVATYRTAGEADVADAVRRARAGAEFWRAEGFAGRRRHLLRWKAAIANRAGELADLIAAETGKPGSDALLEVMLTLTHLDWAAKHAEGVLKRRKVKAGVMNYNQHASLGYEPYGVIGVIGPWNYPLYTPMGSISYALAAGNAVVFKPSELTPGPATWIAERWAEAVGHDVLTVVVGDGATGAALVRGGVDKVAFTGSSRTAKRVMAACAERLVPLVAECGGKDALIVAADADLDAAADFVVFGGMGNAGQTCVGVERVYVVDSVRDALVQKVVERAERLRVRDESPHYGPMTLGSQTDVVAGHVRSALEAGGRAVLGGPESIDGRVIDPIVLVDVDEQSPAVQEETFGPVVIVNTVRSVDEAVERANGTAYGLGAAIFTKDAHLGLRAAERLRAGAVTINSVLGFAAIPTLSFGGVKESGFGRIHGADGLREFSTAKSIARQTRKAALNLLSFDRSEKDMHLVARLIPMLHGRAK; this comes from the coding sequence ATGACACTGCTGCGCGACGCCCCCGACGCGGGCGAATTCACGACCCGCCGCCCCACCGACGGCACCGCCGTCGCCACCTACCGCACCGCGGGCGAGGCCGACGTCGCCGACGCCGTCCGCCGCGCCCGGGCCGGTGCCGAGTTCTGGCGCGCCGAGGGCTTCGCGGGGCGCCGGCGGCACCTGCTGCGCTGGAAGGCGGCGATCGCGAACCGCGCGGGAGAGCTGGCCGACCTCATCGCCGCCGAGACGGGCAAGCCCGGCTCCGACGCACTGCTCGAGGTGATGCTCACCCTCACCCACCTCGACTGGGCGGCCAAGCACGCCGAGGGCGTGCTGAAGCGCCGCAAGGTCAAGGCCGGCGTCATGAACTACAACCAGCACGCCAGCCTCGGCTACGAGCCGTACGGCGTCATCGGCGTGATCGGCCCGTGGAACTACCCGCTGTACACCCCGATGGGCTCGATCTCGTACGCGCTCGCCGCGGGCAACGCGGTGGTGTTCAAGCCCAGCGAGCTCACCCCGGGCCCGGCGACCTGGATCGCCGAGCGCTGGGCCGAGGCGGTCGGGCACGACGTGCTCACCGTCGTCGTCGGCGACGGTGCGACCGGTGCGGCGCTCGTCCGCGGCGGCGTCGACAAGGTCGCGTTCACCGGGTCGTCGCGCACCGCGAAACGGGTCATGGCGGCGTGCGCCGAGCGACTCGTCCCGCTGGTCGCCGAGTGCGGCGGCAAGGACGCGCTCATCGTCGCCGCCGACGCCGATCTCGACGCCGCAGCCGACTTCGTCGTGTTCGGCGGCATGGGCAACGCCGGCCAGACCTGCGTCGGCGTCGAGCGGGTGTACGTGGTCGATTCGGTGCGCGACGCGCTCGTGCAGAAGGTCGTCGAGCGCGCCGAGCGGCTGCGGGTGCGCGACGAGTCGCCGCACTACGGCCCCATGACGCTCGGTTCGCAGACCGACGTCGTCGCCGGCCACGTGCGCAGCGCCCTCGAGGCGGGCGGCCGTGCCGTGCTCGGCGGGCCCGAGAGCATCGACGGGCGCGTCATCGACCCGATCGTGCTCGTCGACGTCGACGAGCAGAGCCCTGCGGTGCAGGAGGAGACGTTCGGCCCGGTCGTCATCGTGAACACGGTGCGCTCGGTCGACGAGGCGGTCGAGCGCGCGAACGGCACGGCCTACGGCCTCGGGGCGGCGATCTTCACGAAGGATGCGCACCTCGGCCTGCGTGCGGCCGAGCGACTGCGCGCCGGCGCGGTGACGATCAACTCGGTGCTCGGCTTCGCTGCGATCCCGACGCTGTCGTTCGGCGGCGTCAAGGAGTCGGGCTTCGGTCGCATCCACGGTGCCGACGGCCTGCGCGAGTTCAGCACGGCGAAGTCGATCGCCCGTCAGACCCGGAAGGCCGCGCTCAACCTGCTGAGCTTCGACCGCTCCGAGAAGGACATGCACCTCGTCGCCCGGCTCATCCCGATGCTGCACGGCCGGGCGAAGTAG
- a CDS encoding TetR/AcrR family transcriptional regulator — protein MADEQSTIATSKSARTRERILDAAAAVLSRKGYAGTRLSEVADAAGVQAPAIYYYFGSRDELVEEVMWAGANSVRTHVESEIAAMPTTATAMDRLLTAVEAHLRYELEISDYATASIRNAGHVPEHLRVRPAAEEALYSRMWRDLLVEAQESGEVRADLDINVFRLLLLGALNWVVEWWNPRTRSFDDLVRTACDMVRRTAGTGSD, from the coding sequence ATGGCCGACGAGCAGTCCACGATCGCGACATCGAAGTCGGCGCGCACGCGCGAGCGCATCCTCGACGCGGCCGCCGCGGTGCTCTCCCGCAAGGGCTACGCCGGCACCCGGCTCTCGGAAGTGGCCGATGCGGCCGGCGTGCAGGCCCCCGCGATCTACTACTACTTCGGCTCGCGCGACGAACTCGTCGAAGAGGTCATGTGGGCGGGCGCCAACAGCGTGCGCACCCACGTCGAGAGCGAGATCGCGGCGATGCCGACCACCGCGACCGCGATGGATCGCCTGCTCACCGCGGTCGAGGCGCACCTGCGCTACGAACTCGAGATCTCGGACTACGCGACCGCATCGATCCGCAACGCCGGGCACGTGCCCGAGCACCTGCGCGTGCGGCCCGCCGCCGAAGAGGCGCTCTACAGCCGCATGTGGCGCGACCTGCTCGTCGAAGCTCAGGAGTCGGGCGAAGTGCGCGCCGACCTCGACATCAACGTGTTCCGCCTGCTCCTGCTCGGCGCGCTGAACTGGGTCGTCGAGTGGTGGAATCCCCGCACCCGGTCATTCGACGACCTCGTGCGCACGGCGTGCGACATGGTGCGGCGCACCGCGGGCACCGGGTCGGACTGA
- a CDS encoding NAD(P)H-dependent flavin oxidoreductase, whose translation MLSTRFTEAFGIEHPIVQGGMMWVGRAELAAAVSEAGGLGMITALTQPTPADLVQEIERARSLTDKPFGVNLTILPSINPPPYDEYRRAIVDAGVTIVETAGSSPEPHMEMFRDHGIKVIHKCTSVRHALKAERVGVTAVSIDGFECAGHPGEDDVPGLVLIPATADRLSIPFIASGGFGDGRGLAAALVLGADGINMGSRFMCTVESPVAQAVKERIVEATELDTNLIFRSLRNTARVAKNAVSDEVVEILANGGEFADVRELVAGARGRTVFEQGDLDAGIWTVGLVQGLIHDIPTVDELVRRIVEEAERVLQVKTLLTV comes from the coding sequence ATGCTGAGCACGCGATTCACTGAGGCGTTCGGCATCGAGCACCCGATCGTCCAGGGCGGCATGATGTGGGTCGGCCGCGCCGAGCTCGCCGCAGCGGTGTCCGAGGCCGGCGGCCTCGGCATGATCACCGCCCTCACCCAGCCGACGCCCGCCGACCTCGTGCAGGAGATCGAACGAGCCCGGTCGCTCACCGACAAGCCGTTCGGCGTGAACCTCACGATCCTGCCCTCGATCAACCCGCCGCCGTACGACGAGTACCGCCGCGCGATCGTCGATGCCGGCGTGACGATCGTCGAGACCGCGGGGTCGAGCCCCGAGCCGCACATGGAGATGTTCCGCGACCACGGCATCAAGGTCATCCACAAGTGCACCAGTGTGCGGCACGCGCTGAAGGCCGAACGCGTCGGCGTCACGGCGGTCTCGATCGACGGGTTCGAGTGCGCGGGGCATCCGGGCGAAGACGACGTGCCCGGGCTGGTGCTCATCCCGGCGACCGCCGACCGGCTGAGCATCCCGTTCATCGCCTCGGGCGGGTTCGGCGACGGGCGCGGACTCGCGGCCGCGCTCGTACTCGGCGCCGACGGCATCAACATGGGCTCCCGGTTCATGTGCACCGTCGAGTCACCGGTCGCGCAGGCGGTGAAGGAGCGCATCGTCGAGGCGACCGAGCTCGACACCAACCTCATCTTCCGCAGCCTGCGCAACACCGCGCGGGTCGCGAAGAACGCGGTCAGCGACGAGGTCGTCGAGATCCTCGCGAACGGCGGCGAGTTCGCCGACGTGCGCGAGCTCGTCGCGGGCGCCCGGGGCCGCACGGTGTTCGAGCAGGGCGATCTCGACGCCGGCATCTGGACGGTCGGGCTCGTGCAGGGACTCATCCACGACATCCCGACCGTCGACGAGCTCGTGCGGCGCATCGTCGAGGAGGCCGAGCGCGTGCTGCAGGTGAAGACGCTGCTGACGGTGTGA